One Alphaproteobacteria bacterium DNA segment encodes these proteins:
- a CDS encoding PD40 domain-containing protein yields MKRFFIGIAVLLLVIILGIGAFVGTTAHRLQEKGARVEAGLLAWAKSNRDITEPYALAQQVKPALADGDMKTAENLLDNALAMLEEPATAKPVMPKHENSDLYGNPQAVTIEGYEGQAMEPAVTADGNILFFNNENDANAQTDIHYATRTGDLTFKYAGKLEGSNTPKLDAIPSIDENGRFYFTSLRSYAENMQSLYTGIFRNGQIIDLRAVRGDINPKTPGEINMDASISADGRQMYVARARFEPGSVVPKESDLMLASIDGYGNFRIAPESFAQLLNVNSDALEYAPAISADGLELYFTRAIEGDVPHIMVATRASTSRPFDTPKALATLDGFTEAPAIPKDGHEMFFHKKDGGKYSLFRAVRKK; encoded by the coding sequence ATGAAACGCTTTTTTATCGGCATCGCCGTCCTGCTGCTCGTCATCATCCTTGGCATCGGCGCTTTCGTCGGCACGACAGCGCATCGCCTGCAGGAAAAAGGCGCGCGTGTCGAAGCTGGGCTACTGGCATGGGCAAAATCCAACCGCGACATTACCGAACCCTATGCGCTGGCACAGCAGGTGAAACCGGCGCTGGCGGATGGCGACATGAAAACCGCCGAGAACCTGCTGGATAATGCGCTCGCGATGCTTGAAGAACCGGCAACCGCCAAGCCCGTCATGCCCAAGCACGAGAACAGCGACCTGTATGGCAATCCCCAAGCGGTCACGATCGAAGGATATGAAGGGCAGGCGATGGAACCGGCGGTAACGGCCGACGGCAATATCCTTTTCTTCAATAATGAAAATGATGCAAATGCCCAGACCGACATTCATTACGCCACCCGCACGGGCGACCTGACATTTAAATATGCCGGCAAGCTGGAGGGCAGCAACACGCCCAAGCTGGATGCCATCCCCAGCATCGATGAAAACGGCCGTTTCTATTTCACCAGCCTGCGCAGCTATGCCGAAAATATGCAGTCGCTCTACACGGGTATTTTCAGGAACGGGCAGATTATCGACCTGCGCGCCGTGCGGGGTGACATCAACCCCAAAACTCCGGGCGAGATCAACATGGACGCATCCATCAGCGCCGATGGCCGCCAGATGTATGTCGCCCGCGCGCGGTTCGAACCGGGCAGCGTGGTGCCCAAAGAATCCGACCTGATGCTGGCCAGCATCGACGGCTACGGCAATTTCCGCATCGCCCCCGAAAGCTTTGCGCAACTGCTCAACGTGAATTCCGACGCGCTTGAATACGCACCTGCGATTTCGGCGGACGGGCTGGAGCTTTATTTCACCCGCGCTATCGAAGGCGATGTGCCGCATATCATGGTCGCCACGCGCGCCAGCACCAGCCGCCCGTTTGATACGCCCAAGGCGCTGGCCACCCTTGACGGCTTCACCGAAGCCCCCGCCATCCCGAAAGACGGGCACGAGATGTTCTTTCACAAAAAAGACGGCGGGAAATACAGCCTTTTCAGGGCTGTGCGGAAAAAGTAA
- a CDS encoding nitronate monooxygenase, with translation MTTPSDKIRANTSLPLIVGPMFLVSNADLVLASCKEGIVGSFPAGSKWTSADFEAFLKDVTDGLTDYKAKNPGKTVAPYSINLSVRKNTARLQADLALCEKYKVPIVHASGAVTPEIVKQIHSYGGIIVQDALTAEEAKHAVAAGVDGIIAVAAGAGGQAGTVNPFVLLGEIRQFYDGLLILAGGLTTGKDILAAQTMGADFALMGTRFLATKESAAEPDYKKMVLNSGSSDIIYTSAISGIAGSFLKASIEQNGYDTEDLRKRGPGADKIPTPPGEEGKAWKYVWSAGQASGNITDLPSVADLADRLKTEYADAKTALAKKLGLGPKPASPKAPAP, from the coding sequence ATGACAACACCCTCCGATAAGATCCGCGCGAATACATCCCTGCCCTTGATCGTGGGGCCGATGTTCCTTGTGTCGAATGCCGATCTGGTGCTGGCATCCTGCAAGGAAGGCATCGTTGGCAGCTTTCCGGCGGGCAGCAAATGGACCTCGGCGGATTTCGAGGCTTTCCTGAAAGATGTCACGGACGGGCTGACGGATTACAAGGCCAAGAACCCCGGCAAAACCGTCGCCCCCTATTCCATCAATCTCAGCGTGCGCAAAAACACCGCGCGGCTGCAGGCCGATCTTGCGTTGTGCGAGAAATATAAAGTTCCGATCGTCCATGCCTCCGGCGCGGTCACGCCGGAAATCGTGAAGCAGATCCATTCATATGGCGGTATCATCGTGCAGGATGCGCTGACCGCCGAAGAAGCAAAGCACGCGGTCGCGGCGGGCGTCGATGGCATCATCGCCGTTGCGGCGGGCGCTGGCGGACAAGCGGGTACGGTCAATCCCTTCGTGCTACTGGGCGAAATACGGCAGTTTTATGACGGCCTGCTGATTTTGGCGGGCGGGTTGACGACGGGTAAAGACATCCTTGCCGCGCAAACCATGGGTGCCGATTTCGCGCTGATGGGCACGCGGTTCCTGGCGACCAAAGAATCCGCCGCCGAGCCGGATTACAAGAAAATGGTTTTGAATTCCGGATCATCCGACATCATCTACACCTCCGCCATCAGCGGCATCGCGGGCAGCTTCCTGAAGGCGAGCATCGAGCAGAACGGCTACGATACCGAAGACCTGCGCAAACGCGGCCCCGGTGCCGACAAAATCCCCACCCCGCCCGGCGAAGAAGGCAAGGCGTGGAAATACGTCTGGTCGGCGGGACAGGCATCCGGCAACATCACCGACCTGCCCAGCGTCGCTGATTTGGCCGACCGTTTGAAAACAGAGTATGCGGATGCAAAAACCGCGCTCGCCAAAAAACTCGGCCTCGGCCCAAAACCGGCATCGCCGAAAGCACCCGCGCCTTGA
- a CDS encoding nuclear transport factor 2 family protein: MKPDFNAALQKHFDSIEHRDIDAFKASITGDKTLYTIVQNGHAFTTPQQVIDIHREWFKDNRWSWKGQVIHTVVGEDMAMAVVKYTYQAKPDSPALESWLTYVFKLEGGAWKIVHDQNTALDFPAFAKSMSEQ; the protein is encoded by the coding sequence ATGAAACCCGATTTCAACGCAGCGCTGCAAAAGCATTTCGATTCCATCGAACACCGCGATATCGACGCGTTCAAGGCGAGCATTACGGGCGACAAGACACTTTATACCATCGTGCAAAACGGCCATGCCTTCACAACGCCGCAGCAGGTGATCGACATCCACCGCGAATGGTTCAAGGACAACCGCTGGAGCTGGAAAGGCCAGGTCATCCATACCGTCGTTGGCGAAGACATGGCGATGGCAGTCGTGAAATACACTTATCAGGCAAAGCCGGACAGCCCCGCGCTGGAATCATGGCTGACCTATGTCTTCAAGCTGGAAGGTGGCGCATGGAAGATCGTACATGACCAGAACACCGCGCTCGATTTTCCCGCCTTTGCGAAGTCGATGAGCGAGCAGTAA
- a CDS encoding MAPEG family protein has product MIIPHITAFYAGFLGLMLVALSWRIMAMRARLEVVVGDGGEKNLSIAVRMQGNFIEYVPMALLLIAFNEIIARPSWVIHALCLLLVAARLAHVHGMSQKNAMGRGRRLGAMMTFAVIVAASILCIASMIMGRV; this is encoded by the coding sequence ATGATTATTCCGCATATCACCGCCTTTTATGCCGGCTTTTTGGGCCTGATGCTGGTTGCGCTGTCGTGGCGCATCATGGCCATGCGCGCGCGTCTGGAGGTCGTGGTTGGCGACGGGGGAGAGAAAAACCTGAGCATCGCCGTGCGGATGCAGGGCAACTTCATCGAATACGTCCCGATGGCGCTGCTGCTGATCGCCTTCAACGAAATTATCGCCAGGCCGTCATGGGTCATCCATGCCCTGTGCCTGCTGCTGGTGGCGGCACGGCTGGCGCATGTCCACGGCATGAGCCAGAAAAATGCCATGGGACGGGGACGCCGCCTCGGCGCGATGATGACTTTCGCCGTCATCGTCGCGGCATCCATCCTTTGCATCGCATCGATGATCATGGGGCGCGTGTAA
- a CDS encoding ankyrin repeat domain-containing protein — protein MSKFAVTKPAAAPENLSPADMAEKMVQAILKNDVAAINALIVKGADVNASDSKGNSMLLIAATDPREHRALEALIAAQADPNKPSANGRMPLHSVLRMKDDKLMPAAAETLFKAKADPNIVERRPNNPPQTAFQVAYEQNRHDRVLEMLLKNGADPSLGEDMATKTVAPLHALAWTGRYGVLEIAYQNGIDLDKPAGDGMTCLMLAAREGALKTVEVLLECNTDPTLLDRRGQDAIAYAHKCPPETDKRALLKMLVRAAREFSLRKEIAKLRHDLEALRKQVEKSA, from the coding sequence ATGTCGAAATTTGCCGTCACAAAACCAGCCGCCGCGCCTGAAAACCTGTCGCCGGCCGACATGGCCGAGAAAATGGTGCAGGCGATCCTGAAAAACGATGTCGCCGCCATCAACGCGCTGATCGTGAAGGGCGCGGATGTGAATGCCAGCGATTCAAAAGGCAACAGCATGCTGTTGATCGCCGCAACAGATCCGCGCGAGCACCGCGCGCTGGAGGCGCTGATCGCAGCACAAGCCGACCCGAACAAGCCGTCCGCCAACGGCCGCATGCCGCTGCATTCCGTGCTGCGCATGAAGGACGACAAGCTGATGCCCGCCGCCGCCGAAACACTGTTCAAGGCCAAGGCCGACCCCAACATCGTCGAACGCCGCCCGAACAACCCGCCACAAACCGCGTTTCAGGTCGCCTATGAACAGAACCGCCACGACCGTGTGCTGGAAATGCTGCTGAAGAACGGCGCTGACCCATCGCTTGGCGAAGACATGGCGACGAAAACCGTCGCGCCGCTGCATGCGCTGGCATGGACGGGGCGTTACGGGGTGCTGGAGATTGCGTACCAGAACGGCATCGACCTTGATAAGCCGGCGGGCGACGGCATGACCTGCCTGATGCTGGCCGCGCGCGAGGGCGCGCTGAAGACGGTCGAAGTCCTGCTGGAATGCAACACAGACCCCACGCTGCTCGACCGCCGCGGACAGGATGCGATCGCCTATGCGCATAAATGCCCGCCCGAGACGGACAAGCGCGCCTTGCTGAAAATGCTGGTGCGCGCAGCCCGCGAATTCAGCCTGCGCAAGGAAATCGCCAAACTGCGCCACGATCTGGAAGCCTTGCGCAAACAGGTCGAAAAATCGGCCTGA
- a CDS encoding dCTP deaminase translates to MPIMPDSWIREQSLQNGMITPFEERLKREGVISYGLSSYGYDCRLSDEFMIFTNVDNAIVDPKAFNPQSFVTRKTDVCIIPPNSFVLCRTVETFKVPRDVLVICLGKSTYARCGLIVNVTPLEPEWEGQVTLEISNTTPLPAKVYANEGIAQFLFLKGDSTCETSYADRAGKYMGQKGVTLPKM, encoded by the coding sequence ATGCCCATCATGCCCGACAGCTGGATCCGCGAACAATCGCTCCAAAACGGGATGATCACGCCCTTCGAAGAACGGCTGAAGCGCGAGGGCGTGATTTCCTACGGCCTGTCGTCATACGGCTATGACTGCCGCCTGTCGGACGAATTCATGATCTTCACAAACGTCGATAACGCGATCGTCGACCCGAAGGCCTTCAACCCCCAAAGCTTCGTCACGCGCAAGACGGATGTCTGCATCATTCCGCCCAATTCATTTGTCCTGTGCCGCACGGTGGAAACATTCAAGGTGCCGCGCGATGTTCTGGTGATCTGCCTTGGCAAAAGCACCTATGCGCGCTGCGGGCTGATCGTCAACGTCACGCCGCTGGAACCCGAATGGGAAGGGCAAGTGACGCTCGAAATTTCCAACACAACCCCCCTGCCCGCCAAAGTCTATGCGAATGAAGGCATCGCGCAGTTCCTGTTCCTGAAAGGCGACAGCACCTGCGAAACCTCCTACGCCGACCGCGCGGGTAAATATATGGGACAAAAAGGCGTGACACTGCCGAAGATGTAA
- a CDS encoding ankyrin repeat domain-containing protein has protein sequence MLGWSQKEKDYALYQAIDEFSVAALEKAIKSGANVNNERYRPGAPLFKAVGMYTQEQMLLAATMLLQAGALPNMFDREKNQSVMHAAADSTRGGVPLMTVLIEAGGDIHLRDHLGNPPLFNAIRRKSWDVATMLVDKGGHKIHTNNHKQTIAAQAIEHDAPVALLSRLFETGLNVNAPSYNSPPPLIMAAKKGNAAYIGVLLKQQDILVDQRDGDGVTALLHAVISGRQDAVAALLAGKASPDVATASGMTPLSYAAAAGHQEILEMLVKSGASLDIPTSEGRTALSNAAGNGNIRMVMTLLNAAQEQGVKLDLAPALHLAAEKGFGRVLELLIKAGADVNAPDNNSRTPLMKAATSDNTESIEILIKAGAKPAAADIHGMSAYDHAVAGGKTKAKSFLGKYRGELVVPEQKGTESGDDYRFTRVNDHSLEVREGEGLTMTFNFWTQQVIFRDLERPAPVTIQNFDDMQRQEAIVEAYEKLKSLGGTPPEPRAATLHKRPAALRG, from the coding sequence ATGCTCGGCTGGTCGCAGAAAGAAAAAGACTACGCGCTTTATCAAGCGATCGATGAATTTTCCGTCGCCGCGCTGGAAAAGGCGATCAAGTCGGGCGCAAACGTGAATAACGAGCGTTACCGGCCCGGCGCGCCGCTGTTCAAAGCTGTTGGGATGTACACCCAGGAACAAATGCTGCTTGCCGCTACCATGCTGCTGCAGGCAGGCGCGCTGCCCAACATGTTCGACCGCGAAAAAAACCAGTCCGTGATGCATGCCGCCGCAGACAGCACACGGGGCGGCGTACCGCTGATGACGGTGCTGATCGAGGCGGGCGGGGATATACATCTGCGTGACCACCTTGGCAATCCGCCGCTGTTCAACGCCATCCGCCGCAAATCCTGGGATGTGGCGACGATGCTGGTCGACAAGGGCGGCCACAAGATCCACACAAACAACCATAAGCAGACGATTGCCGCACAGGCGATCGAACACGATGCCCCTGTGGCGCTGCTATCCCGCCTGTTTGAAACGGGCCTTAACGTGAACGCGCCCAGCTATAACAGCCCGCCGCCGCTGATCATGGCCGCCAAGAAAGGCAACGCGGCCTATATCGGCGTGCTGCTGAAGCAACAGGATATTTTAGTAGACCAGCGCGATGGCGATGGCGTCACCGCGCTTCTGCATGCGGTTATTTCGGGGCGGCAGGATGCCGTTGCCGCACTGCTGGCAGGCAAGGCATCGCCGGATGTCGCCACCGCCAGCGGCATGACACCGCTGTCTTACGCCGCCGCTGCAGGGCATCAGGAAATACTGGAAATGCTGGTCAAGTCTGGCGCGTCGCTGGATATCCCCACCAGCGAAGGCCGCACCGCGCTGTCGAACGCCGCCGGAAACGGCAATATCCGCATGGTCATGACCCTGCTGAATGCGGCGCAGGAACAGGGTGTGAAGCTGGATCTCGCCCCGGCGCTGCATTTGGCGGCGGAAAAAGGTTTCGGTCGCGTCCTCGAACTTCTCATCAAGGCGGGCGCAGATGTGAATGCGCCGGATAATAACAGCCGCACGCCGCTGATGAAGGCCGCAACCAGCGACAATACAGAATCGATCGAAATCCTGATCAAGGCGGGCGCGAAACCCGCCGCTGCCGACATCCACGGCATGAGCGCCTACGACCATGCAGTTGCGGGCGGCAAGACAAAGGCTAAAAGCTTTCTCGGCAAATATCGCGGCGAACTAGTGGTGCCTGAACAAAAGGGCACTGAGTCCGGCGATGATTACCGATTCACTCGCGTCAACGACCACAGTCTCGAAGTGCGCGAAGGCGAGGGGCTGACGATGACATTTAATTTCTGGACACAGCAGGTGATCTTCCGCGATCTCGAACGTCCCGCGCCCGTCACCATCCAGAATTTCGACGACATGCAGCGTCAGGAAGCGATTGTCGAGGCGTATGAGAAACTAAAATCCCTCGGAGGCACCCCGCCGGAGCCGCGCGCCGCAACCTTGCACAAGCGGCCCGCCGCATTGCGCGGCTGA
- the murA gene encoding UDP-N-acetylglucosamine 1-carboxyvinyltransferase produces the protein MDKIRITGGQQLNGDIEISGAKNAALPLMVAAILTDQPLVLNRVPELQDVLSLNELLEELGVSAKYDGVAKKLTLHGAKITSTEAPYEFVRKMRASILVLGPLVARMGVAKVSLPGGCAIGTRPVDLHIEGLKRLGAEIELNEGYILAKAPNGLVGAPIHFTKVSVGATENLMMAAALAKGTTVLTNAAREPEIVDLGECLIKMGAEIEGLGTDRITIHGKQFLRGTEHSVIADRIEAGTFAVAAAMTGGKVTLKHCEMQHLEYLTQPFHKAGVDILSSGTDVTVERKRDRLRGFDIMTEPYPGFPTDLQAQMMSMLTIAEGAGMITETIFENRFMHVPELARMGADITVHGSSALVRGVAKLKGAPVMATDLRASVSLILAGLVAEGQTSVSRIYHLDRGYEDLVGKLTKVGAKLERMHDKEEAA, from the coding sequence ATGGACAAAATTCGCATCACGGGCGGCCAGCAGCTTAATGGCGATATCGAAATCAGCGGCGCGAAAAACGCGGCGCTGCCCTTGATGGTCGCCGCCATCCTGACCGACCAGCCCCTCGTCCTCAACCGCGTGCCGGAATTGCAGGACGTTCTGTCGCTCAACGAATTACTGGAGGAACTGGGCGTATCGGCGAAATATGACGGCGTTGCGAAAAAACTGACGCTGCACGGCGCGAAAATCACCTCGACCGAAGCGCCGTATGAATTCGTGCGCAAGATGCGCGCGAGCATACTCGTCCTCGGCCCGCTGGTGGCGCGCATGGGCGTGGCGAAGGTGTCGCTGCCCGGCGGCTGCGCCATCGGCACGCGCCCCGTTGACCTGCACATCGAAGGGTTGAAACGCCTTGGCGCGGAAATCGAACTGAACGAAGGCTATATCCTTGCCAAAGCGCCGAACGGTTTGGTTGGCGCGCCCATTCACTTCACGAAAGTTTCCGTGGGCGCGACGGAGAACCTGATGATGGCAGCGGCGCTGGCGAAGGGCACGACCGTGCTGACCAATGCCGCGCGCGAACCCGAAATCGTCGACCTTGGCGAATGCCTGATCAAGATGGGCGCGGAGATCGAAGGCCTCGGCACCGACCGCATCACCATTCACGGCAAACAATTCCTGCGCGGCACGGAACACAGCGTCATCGCCGACCGTATCGAGGCAGGCACATTTGCCGTCGCAGCTGCGATGACCGGCGGCAAAGTTACGCTGAAACACTGCGAAATGCAGCATCTGGAATACCTGACGCAGCCTTTCCACAAGGCGGGCGTCGATATTCTTTCCTCCGGCACGGATGTGACGGTGGAGCGCAAACGCGACCGGCTGCGCGGTTTTGACATCATGACCGAACCCTATCCCGGCTTCCCGACTGACCTGCAGGCACAGATGATGTCGATGCTCACGATTGCCGAGGGTGCGGGCATGATCACCGAAACGATCTTCGAAAACCGCTTCATGCACGTGCCGGAACTGGCGCGCATGGGCGCGGATATTACCGTGCATGGATCTTCCGCGCTTGTGCGCGGCGTGGCGAAACTGAAAGGCGCGCCGGTGATGGCGACCGACCTTCGCGCCTCCGTCTCCCTCATCCTTGCGGGGCTTGTGGCCGAGGGGCAGACTTCGGTCAGCCGCATCTATCACCTGGATCGCGGTTACGAAGACCTTGTGGGCAAGCTGACCAAGGTCGGCGCCAAGCTGGAGCGCATGCACGACAAGGAAGAAGCGGCGTGA
- a CDS encoding UPF0262 family protein yields MSRIVELKLDNETIGTRSAEIEVERHRAISDLLEQNSFAVKDCEGPYKLHLSLQGERLVMDVNCTASGRREEIPLPLNYLKPLIRDYTMICDSFYKAAKEGEMHRLEAIDMGRRGIHNEGAETLAETLENKVIVDKLTARRLFTLLYVLHIRSTTNIT; encoded by the coding sequence GTGAGCCGTATTGTCGAACTAAAGCTCGATAACGAAACCATCGGCACCCGCTCCGCCGAAATAGAGGTCGAGCGCCACCGCGCGATTTCCGATTTGCTGGAACAGAACTCCTTCGCCGTGAAGGATTGCGAAGGGCCGTACAAGCTGCACCTGTCGCTGCAGGGCGAACGGCTGGTGATGGATGTGAATTGCACCGCCAGCGGCAGGCGCGAGGAAATCCCCCTGCCCCTGAATTACCTGAAACCGCTGATACGCGATTACACCATGATCTGCGATAGTTTCTATAAAGCCGCCAAGGAAGGCGAGATGCACAGACTCGAGGCAATCGACATGGGCCGGCGCGGAATCCACAACGAAGGGGCCGAAACTCTGGCCGAAACCCTTGAAAACAAAGTAATTGTGGACAAATTGACGGCAAGGCGTTTATTTACCCTTTTATATGTGCTACATATTCGCAGCACCACAAATATCACCTGA
- the infA gene encoding translation initiation factor IF-1 translates to MSEKEDLMSFEGIVSELLPNAMFRVKLDNGHMILGHSSGKMRKNKIRILEGDRVTVEMTPYDLTKGRITFRHK, encoded by the coding sequence ATGTCAGAAAAAGAAGACCTGATGAGCTTTGAAGGCATCGTTTCGGAACTGCTTCCGAACGCGATGTTCCGTGTAAAGCTCGACAATGGCCATATGATCCTGGGCCACAGCTCCGGCAAAATGCGCAAAAACAAAATCCGCATCCTGGAAGGCGACCGCGTCACTGTCGAAATGACGCCTTACGACCTGACCAAAGGCCGCATCACTTTCCGCCACAAATAA
- the maf gene encoding septum formation protein Maf, protein MMLILASASPRRLELLKQLGIAPDRVAPADIDETPLKAELPARYAVRIAAAKAKKIAAENPGAIILAADTVVGVGRRILPKTETEAEARKCLELMSGRRHSVLTAVSIVNTSGRQKTKLVVSAVKFKRLSGAEIAHYINTGEWKGKAGGYAIQGHAAALIPFISGSYTNIVGLPLFETQAMLKDAGYERA, encoded by the coding sequence ATAATGCTGATCCTCGCCTCCGCTTCGCCGCGCCGGCTCGAGCTGCTGAAGCAGCTTGGCATAGCGCCGGATCGCGTGGCACCCGCCGATATTGATGAAACGCCGCTGAAGGCCGAACTGCCCGCGCGCTACGCCGTGCGCATCGCAGCGGCAAAGGCGAAAAAAATCGCGGCTGAAAATCCGGGCGCGATCATCCTTGCCGCCGATACCGTCGTGGGCGTGGGCCGCCGCATCCTGCCGAAAACAGAAACCGAAGCCGAAGCGCGCAAATGCCTTGAACTGATGTCCGGTCGCCGCCACAGCGTGCTGACCGCGGTTTCTATCGTGAATACATCCGGCCGGCAGAAGACGAAACTCGTTGTTTCTGCTGTGAAATTCAAGCGCCTGTCCGGAGCCGAAATCGCGCACTATATCAATACCGGTGAATGGAAAGGCAAGGCGGGCGGCTATGCGATACAGGGCCATGCCGCCGCGCTGATCCCCTTCATCAGCGGGTCTTACACCAACATCGTGGGGCTGCCGCTGTTTGAAACGCAGGCGATGCTGAAGGATGCCGGATATGAGCGGGCTTGA